One region of Streptomyces subrutilus genomic DNA includes:
- a CDS encoding MFS transporter → MSRRPFMAVLAANTISIAGSSLTLIGVPWFVLQTTGSAGRAGIVAFCATLPVVVAALVGGPVIDRVGRRRVSAASDLICAVSVGAIPLLHHAGLLDFWLLCALMAVGGLVHTPGLTARYVLLPSLAEHAGTTLARAASLYDAVSRGARMIGAALAGVLIAAFGAETVLLLDAATFTVSALLVSAFLRGVPAAEPQRAAGKASFGAYRTELAEGWAFLTRSRLLMGITLMVMMTNGLDQGWASVLLPVHGDEVLGGATALGLMISLFGGFALLGALLYGAWGERYPRRVVFAAAFLLCGAPRFVTAAFTDTPLPLAVTMALSGLGAGVLNPILTTVVYEKVPEELRSRVSGVSTAGCELAMPMGGLAAGLLVDGFGVTRALLLFGGAYLLATLTPLVFPAWRGLNAPAAVSRTERPLPGSVPAGRSPHPSGK, encoded by the coding sequence ATGAGCAGACGGCCGTTCATGGCGGTCCTGGCCGCCAACACCATCTCCATAGCCGGAAGTTCACTCACCCTCATCGGCGTGCCCTGGTTCGTGCTCCAGACCACGGGCAGCGCCGGGCGGGCCGGGATCGTCGCCTTCTGCGCGACCCTGCCCGTCGTCGTCGCCGCACTCGTCGGCGGCCCGGTCATCGACCGGGTCGGCCGCCGACGGGTCTCCGCGGCCTCCGACCTGATCTGCGCGGTGTCGGTCGGCGCGATCCCGCTGCTGCACCACGCGGGCCTGCTCGATTTCTGGCTGCTGTGCGCACTGATGGCCGTCGGCGGGCTCGTGCACACCCCGGGCCTCACCGCCCGGTACGTGCTCCTGCCGAGCCTGGCCGAGCACGCGGGCACCACCCTGGCCCGCGCGGCCAGCCTGTACGACGCCGTCTCGCGCGGGGCCCGGATGATCGGGGCGGCGCTGGCCGGCGTACTGATCGCGGCCTTCGGAGCCGAGACCGTACTGCTGCTGGACGCCGCCACCTTCACCGTGTCCGCTCTGCTGGTCTCCGCCTTCCTGCGCGGGGTCCCGGCCGCGGAGCCGCAACGCGCCGCCGGGAAGGCCTCGTTCGGGGCGTACCGGACCGAACTGGCCGAGGGCTGGGCCTTCCTGACCCGGTCCCGGCTGCTGATGGGCATCACCCTCATGGTGATGATGACCAACGGCCTGGACCAGGGCTGGGCTTCCGTCCTGCTGCCGGTCCACGGCGACGAGGTACTCGGCGGCGCCACCGCCCTGGGCCTGATGATCTCCCTCTTCGGCGGCTTCGCGCTGCTGGGCGCCCTGCTCTACGGGGCCTGGGGCGAGCGGTATCCCCGCCGGGTGGTGTTCGCGGCCGCGTTCCTGCTGTGCGGGGCGCCGCGCTTCGTGACGGCCGCCTTCACGGACACCCCGCTGCCGCTGGCGGTGACCATGGCCCTGTCCGGACTCGGCGCGGGCGTGCTCAACCCGATCCTGACCACGGTGGTGTACGAGAAGGTGCCGGAGGAGCTGCGCAGCCGGGTCTCGGGGGTGAGTACGGCGGGCTGCGAGCTGGCCATGCCGATGGGCGGACTGGCCGCCGGTCTGCTGGTCGACGGGTTCGGGGTGACGCGGGCGCTGCTGCTGTTCGGCGGCGCCTACCTGCTGGCGACGCTGACCCCGCTGGTCTTCCCGGCGTGGCGCGGGCTGAACGCCCCGGCCGCCGTCAGCAGGACGGAGCGTCCTCTCCCCGGTTCAGTGCCCGCAGGGCGTTCACCGCATCCGTCAGGGAAGTGA
- a CDS encoding YlbL family protein, translating to MLSRLLRLPRPVALAVCGVPVVGLFAVALLAPLPFVVAQPGLTADVLGERDGKPVITVAGAPTRPTTGQLRMTTIQATGPSTTVNLPELLDNWFDSSRAVMPKEVVYSSGGTDKEIEQHNLEEMARSQSAAAEAALGFLRKDPKDVKVDLNLADVGGPSAGLLFSLGIVDKLDGDGSGGDLTGGRTIAGTGTIAANGEVGAVGGVALKTQAARRDGATVFLVPKAECSDAQSELPDGLRLVPVTSLTDAVNALRALNRGEDAPSC from the coding sequence GTGCTCTCTCGTCTGCTGCGCCTGCCGCGTCCCGTCGCCCTGGCCGTCTGTGGCGTGCCCGTCGTCGGGCTGTTCGCCGTTGCGCTCCTCGCGCCGTTGCCCTTCGTGGTCGCCCAGCCGGGGCTCACGGCCGACGTGCTGGGGGAGCGGGACGGGAAGCCCGTCATCACGGTCGCCGGTGCGCCGACCCGGCCGACGACCGGCCAGCTGCGGATGACCACCATCCAGGCCACCGGTCCCTCCACGACGGTGAACCTGCCCGAACTCCTCGACAACTGGTTCGACAGCTCCCGGGCCGTCATGCCCAAGGAGGTCGTCTACTCCTCGGGCGGAACCGACAAGGAGATCGAGCAGCACAATCTGGAGGAAATGGCCCGATCCCAGTCGGCCGCCGCCGAGGCCGCCCTCGGCTTCCTCCGCAAGGACCCCAAGGACGTCAAGGTCGACCTGAACCTCGCCGACGTCGGCGGTCCCAGCGCCGGGCTCCTCTTCTCCCTCGGCATCGTCGACAAGCTCGACGGCGACGGCAGCGGCGGCGACCTCACCGGCGGGCGCACCATCGCCGGGACGGGGACCATCGCCGCGAACGGCGAGGTCGGCGCGGTCGGCGGAGTCGCCCTGAAGACGCAGGCCGCGCGGCGCGACGGGGCGACGGTGTTCCTCGTACCGAAGGCCGAGTGCTCCGACGCCCAGTCCGAACTCCCCGACGGGCTCCGGCTGGTCCCCGTCACTTCCCTGACGGATGCGGTGAACGCCCTGCGGGCACTGAACCGGGGAGAGGACGCTCCGTCCTGCTGA
- the hppD gene encoding 4-hydroxyphenylpyruvate dioxygenase: MTESLANLETTPHTAREADPFPVKGMDAVVFAVGNAKQAAHYYSTAFGMKLVAYSGPENGVRETASYVLTNGAARFVLTSVIKATTDRGRFLAEHVADHGDGVIDLAIEVPDVRAAYAYAVEHGARGLDEPYEVKDEHGTVTMAAIATYGQTRHTLVQRGDYTGPYLPGFVAVDPMVEPPAKRTFQAIDHCVGNVELGRMNEWVAFYNKVMGFTNMKEFVGDDIATEYSALMSKVVADGTLKVKFPINEPAIAKKKSQIDEYLEFYGGAGVQHIALATNDIVATVRSMRAAGVQFLDTPDSYYDTLGEWAGETRVPVETLRELKILVDRDEDGYLLQIFTKPVQDRPTVFFEMIERHGSMGFGKGNFKALFEAIEREQAKRGNL, translated from the coding sequence ATGACTGAGTCTTTGGCGAACCTGGAAACCACCCCGCACACCGCGCGTGAGGCAGACCCCTTCCCGGTGAAGGGCATGGACGCGGTCGTCTTCGCCGTGGGCAACGCCAAGCAGGCCGCGCACTACTACTCGACCGCCTTCGGCATGAAGCTCGTCGCCTACTCCGGACCGGAGAACGGCGTGCGCGAGACGGCCAGCTACGTCCTGACCAACGGCGCCGCGCGCTTCGTCCTCACCTCGGTCATCAAGGCGACGACCGACCGCGGCCGCTTCCTCGCCGAGCACGTCGCCGACCACGGCGACGGCGTGATCGACCTGGCCATCGAGGTCCCGGACGTGCGGGCGGCGTACGCGTACGCCGTCGAGCACGGCGCCCGCGGTCTGGACGAGCCGTACGAGGTCAAGGACGAGCACGGCACGGTCACGATGGCGGCGATCGCCACCTACGGCCAGACCCGCCACACGCTGGTGCAGCGCGGCGACTACACCGGCCCCTACCTGCCGGGCTTCGTCGCCGTCGACCCGATGGTCGAGCCGCCGGCCAAGCGCACCTTCCAGGCCATCGACCACTGCGTGGGCAACGTCGAACTCGGCCGCATGAACGAGTGGGTCGCCTTCTACAACAAGGTCATGGGCTTCACGAACATGAAGGAGTTCGTGGGCGACGACATCGCGACCGAGTACTCGGCGCTGATGTCCAAGGTGGTCGCGGACGGCACCCTGAAGGTGAAGTTCCCGATCAACGAGCCGGCGATCGCGAAGAAGAAGTCGCAGATCGACGAGTACCTGGAGTTCTACGGCGGCGCGGGCGTCCAGCACATCGCGCTGGCCACGAACGACATCGTCGCGACCGTGCGGTCGATGCGGGCGGCGGGCGTGCAGTTCCTGGACACGCCGGACTCGTACTACGACACGCTCGGCGAGTGGGCGGGCGAGACGCGGGTGCCGGTGGAGACCCTGCGCGAGCTGAAGATCCTCGTCGACCGCGACGAGGACGGCTACCTGCTGCAGATCTTCACCAAGCCGGTGCAGGACCGGCCGACGGTCTTCTTCGAGATGATCGAGCGGCACGGGTCGATGGGCTTCGGCAAGGGCAACTTCAAGGCGCTGTTCGAGGCGATCGAGCGCGAGCAGGCGAAGCGCGGCAACCTGTAG
- a CDS encoding IclR family transcriptional regulator, producing MTAETSQTLDRGLRVLKLLADTDHGLTVTELSNRLGVNRTVVYRLLATLEQHALVRRDLGGRARVGLGVLRLGRQVHPLVREAALPALRSLAEDIGATAHLTLVDGTEALAVAVVEPTWTDYHVAYRAGFRHPLDRGAAGRAILAARQGALIEPGYTLTHGELEAGASGAAAPLVGITGLEGSVGVVMLADAVPERVGPRVVDAAREVADALR from the coding sequence GTGACCGCGGAAACCTCCCAGACTCTCGACAGAGGGCTCAGAGTCCTCAAACTGCTCGCCGACACCGACCACGGTCTGACCGTCACCGAGCTTTCCAACCGCCTCGGTGTGAACCGCACCGTGGTCTACCGGCTCCTGGCCACCCTGGAGCAGCACGCGCTGGTCCGCCGTGACCTCGGCGGCCGGGCCCGGGTCGGGCTCGGGGTGCTGCGGCTGGGGCGGCAGGTGCATCCGCTCGTACGCGAGGCGGCCCTGCCCGCGCTGCGGTCGCTGGCCGAGGACATAGGTGCCACCGCGCACCTGACCCTCGTCGACGGCACCGAGGCGCTGGCCGTCGCCGTCGTCGAGCCGACCTGGACGGACTACCACGTGGCCTACCGGGCCGGCTTCCGCCACCCGCTGGACCGCGGAGCCGCCGGGCGGGCCATCCTGGCCGCCCGTCAGGGGGCCCTGATCGAACCCGGGTACACGCTGACCCACGGGGAGCTGGAAGCGGGCGCCAGTGGCGCTGCCGCGCCGCTCGTGGGAATCACGGGGCTGGAGGGCAGCGTGGGTGTGGTGATGCTGGCGGACGCGGTGCCGGAGCGGGTGGGGCCGCGGGTCGTGGACGCGGCGCGCGAGGTGGCCGACGCCCTTCGCTAG
- a CDS encoding DEAD/DEAH box helicase, with amino-acid sequence MTTTASHHLSPAFPGRAPWGTANKLRAWQQGALDRYIQNQPRDFLAVATPGAGKTTFALTLASWLLHHHIVQQVTVVAPTEHLKKQWAEAAARIGIRLDPEYSAGPLSKDYHGVAVTYAGVGVRPMLHRNRCEQRKTLVILDEIHHAGDSKSWGEACLEAFDPATRRLALTGTPFRSDTNPIPFVSYEEGNDGIRRSSADYTYGYGNALGDGVVRPVIFLSYSGNMRWRTKAGDEIAARLGEPMTKDAISQAWRTALDPRGDWMPNVLRAADQRLTEVRKGIPDAGGLVIASDQDSARAYAKLLREITGSKATVVLSDDTGASKRIDEFSEDGSRWMVAVRMVSEGVDVPRLAVGVYATTISTPLFFAQAVGRFVRSRRRGETASVFLPTIPYLLGFANEMEVERDHVLDKPKKQGEEDPYAESEKEMDEANRQEDEDTGEEEQMSFEALESDAVFDRVLYDGAEFGMQAHPGSEEEQDYLGIPGLLEPDQVQMLLQKRQSRQIAHSRRKPDAEADLLELPAERRPVVSHKELLELRKSLNTMVGAYVHQSGKPHGVIHTELRRVCGGPPSAEATAGQLRERIKKVQEWATRMR; translated from the coding sequence GTGACTACTACCGCCTCCCACCACCTCTCACCCGCCTTCCCCGGCCGTGCCCCCTGGGGCACCGCCAACAAGCTGCGCGCCTGGCAGCAGGGGGCGCTGGACCGCTACATCCAGAACCAGCCGCGGGACTTCCTCGCGGTCGCCACGCCCGGCGCGGGCAAGACCACCTTCGCGCTGACCCTGGCCTCCTGGCTGCTGCACCACCACATCGTCCAGCAGGTCACCGTGGTGGCGCCGACCGAGCACCTGAAGAAGCAGTGGGCCGAGGCCGCGGCGAGGATAGGCATCCGGCTGGACCCGGAGTACTCGGCCGGGCCCCTGAGCAAGGACTACCACGGGGTCGCCGTCACCTACGCCGGTGTCGGCGTGCGTCCCATGCTGCACCGCAACCGCTGCGAGCAGCGCAAGACCCTGGTGATCCTGGACGAGATCCACCACGCGGGCGACTCGAAGTCCTGGGGCGAGGCCTGCCTGGAGGCGTTCGACCCGGCGACCCGGCGCCTGGCCCTCACCGGCACGCCCTTCCGGTCCGACACCAACCCCATCCCCTTCGTCTCCTACGAAGAGGGGAACGACGGGATCCGGCGGTCCTCCGCCGACTACACCTACGGCTACGGGAACGCGCTGGGCGACGGGGTCGTCCGGCCCGTCATCTTCCTCTCCTACAGCGGCAACATGCGCTGGCGGACCAAGGCCGGCGACGAGATCGCCGCGCGCCTCGGCGAGCCGATGACCAAGGACGCCATCTCGCAGGCCTGGCGCACCGCGCTCGACCCGCGCGGCGACTGGATGCCGAACGTGCTGCGCGCCGCCGACCAGCGGCTCACCGAGGTCAGGAAGGGCATCCCGGACGCGGGCGGCCTGGTCATCGCCTCCGACCAGGACTCGGCGCGCGCGTACGCGAAGCTGCTGCGCGAGATCACCGGCAGCAAGGCGACCGTCGTCCTGTCCGACGACACCGGCGCGTCGAAGCGGATCGACGAGTTCAGCGAGGACGGCAGCCGCTGGATGGTCGCGGTCCGGATGGTGTCCGAAGGGGTCGACGTGCCCCGGCTCGCGGTCGGGGTGTACGCGACGACCATCTCGACGCCGCTGTTCTTCGCGCAGGCCGTCGGGCGCTTCGTACGATCGCGCAGACGTGGCGAGACCGCGTCCGTGTTCCTTCCGACCATCCCCTACCTGCTCGGCTTCGCGAACGAGATGGAGGTCGAGCGCGACCACGTCCTCGACAAGCCGAAGAAGCAGGGCGAGGAAGACCCGTACGCCGAGTCCGAGAAGGAGATGGACGAGGCGAACCGGCAGGAGGACGAGGACACCGGCGAGGAAGAGCAGATGTCCTTCGAGGCGCTCGAGTCCGACGCCGTCTTCGACCGGGTGCTGTACGACGGCGCCGAGTTCGGCATGCAGGCGCACCCGGGCAGCGAGGAGGAGCAGGACTACCTCGGCATTCCCGGGCTGCTGGAGCCGGACCAGGTGCAGATGCTGCTGCAGAAGCGCCAGTCGCGGCAGATCGCGCACAGCCGCCGCAAGCCGGACGCGGAGGCGGACCTGCTGGAGCTGCCTGCCGAGCGGCGTCCCGTGGTCTCGCACAAGGAACTGCTGGAGCTGCGCAAGTCGCTGAACACGATGGTGGGCGCGTACGTCCACCAGAGCGGCAAGCCGCACGGCGTCATCCACACGGAGCTGCGCCGGGTGTGCGGCGGTCCGCCGAGCGCGGAGGCGACCGCGGGGCAGCTGCGCGAGCGGATCAAGAAGGTGCAGGAGTGGGCCACCCGGATGCGGTGA
- a CDS encoding ArsR/SmtB family transcription factor — MPEKPGDQPNVRTLDAGSLRGLAHPLRMRLLAALRLDGPATASQLAQRLGESSGATSYHLRQLAAHGFVEDAPERGKGRERWWQASHDGTAFDEGLIHADDAATRGAADVFLAEIARIHTQELNTWLATAHAWPTEWREASDLSDFTLNLTPAQSQELIGKLHDLINSYRDLPPSDTDPGAGSDADSAPVTTESVRIHTHVIPRRAAQ; from the coding sequence ATGCCCGAGAAGCCCGGCGACCAGCCCAACGTCCGCACCCTCGACGCCGGCAGCCTGCGCGGCCTGGCCCACCCCCTGCGCATGCGCCTGCTGGCCGCCCTGCGCCTGGACGGGCCCGCCACGGCCTCCCAACTGGCCCAGAGGCTCGGCGAGTCCAGCGGCGCCACCAGCTACCACCTGCGCCAACTCGCCGCGCACGGCTTCGTCGAGGACGCGCCCGAGCGCGGCAAGGGCCGTGAGCGCTGGTGGCAGGCCTCCCACGACGGCACCGCCTTCGACGAGGGGCTGATCCACGCCGACGACGCGGCGACTCGCGGCGCGGCCGACGTCTTCCTGGCCGAGATCGCGCGGATCCACACGCAGGAGCTGAACACCTGGCTCGCCACGGCCCACGCGTGGCCCACCGAATGGCGGGAAGCCTCGGACCTCAGCGACTTCACGCTGAACCTGACCCCCGCGCAGAGCCAGGAGCTGATCGGGAAGTTGCACGACCTGATCAACAGCTACCGCGACCTGCCTCCCTCGGACACCGACCCGGGCGCGGGTTCGGACGCGGACTCGGCCCCGGTCACCACGGAATCGGTCCGCATCCACACGCACGTCATCCCGCGCCGCGCCGCGCAATAG
- a CDS encoding tetratricopeptide repeat protein, with translation MDRIDRIDEDAHTPAPPVTFTGRKTLVAAAVAVVLIAGALLIRPARTGDDARPPGPSERAAAAVGMGAPAAAVDVTALVADREKWLAKHPDDDASWAVLAGAYLEQARRSADPAWFPKAEKALKKSLAVRPAEKGNFDAMTGMGTLANARRDFGTGKKWGELVRAQSPKRWTAYPVLVDAYTGLGEYKAAQAAMERLLELRPGFAAYVRASQVYRDRGWREDAVVAMEHAAGAAKGPAEKAYTLFRLGELSWERGEAGEALRLYEGALRTDPAQSEAVAGRARALAALGRGGEAVRDYRLALGRTPVPRVALELGELLEALGREEEARLPYDMLGAMAVRDAGANGVDDDVVLGLYEADHGDPAAAVRRLSEEWSRHKSVQVADALGWALHKAGEDSSALEYAKKATDLGLRSADFAYHRAMIERALGDEAATRRHLQEAMRTNPHFSPLRAPLAKEALATIGQPPAGGPENMRPTRPWVAPELPKAAEPAAKPKPKPKPSPSASSL, from the coding sequence ATGGACCGTATCGACCGTATCGACGAGGATGCGCACACCCCGGCGCCGCCCGTGACCTTCACCGGCCGCAAGACGCTCGTCGCGGCCGCGGTCGCGGTGGTCCTGATCGCGGGAGCCCTGCTGATCCGGCCGGCCCGCACCGGTGACGACGCCCGCCCGCCCGGGCCGAGCGAACGGGCCGCGGCGGCGGTCGGGATGGGCGCGCCGGCGGCGGCGGTGGACGTGACGGCGCTGGTCGCGGACCGCGAGAAGTGGCTGGCGAAGCACCCGGACGACGATGCCTCGTGGGCCGTCCTGGCCGGCGCCTACCTGGAGCAGGCGCGGCGCTCCGCGGACCCGGCCTGGTTCCCGAAGGCGGAGAAGGCGCTCAAGAAGTCCTTGGCGGTCCGCCCGGCCGAGAAGGGCAACTTCGACGCGATGACGGGCATGGGCACGCTGGCCAATGCCCGGCGGGACTTCGGGACCGGGAAGAAGTGGGGCGAGCTGGTACGGGCGCAGTCGCCGAAGCGGTGGACCGCGTACCCGGTGCTCGTGGACGCGTACACGGGGCTGGGCGAGTACAAGGCGGCGCAGGCGGCGATGGAGCGGCTGCTGGAGCTGCGGCCGGGCTTCGCGGCGTACGTCAGGGCCTCGCAGGTCTACCGGGACCGCGGCTGGCGCGAGGACGCGGTCGTCGCGATGGAGCACGCGGCGGGCGCGGCCAAGGGTCCGGCGGAGAAGGCGTACACGCTGTTCCGGCTCGGGGAGCTGTCCTGGGAGCGGGGCGAGGCGGGAGAGGCCCTGCGGCTGTACGAAGGTGCGCTGCGGACGGATCCGGCGCAGTCGGAGGCGGTGGCCGGGCGGGCCCGGGCGCTGGCCGCGCTGGGGCGCGGCGGGGAGGCGGTACGGGACTACCGGCTGGCGCTGGGCCGCACTCCGGTGCCGCGGGTGGCGCTGGAGCTGGGCGAGCTGCTGGAGGCGCTGGGCCGGGAGGAGGAGGCGCGCCTGCCGTACGACATGCTGGGCGCGATGGCGGTGCGGGACGCCGGCGCGAACGGGGTGGACGACGACGTGGTGCTGGGCCTGTACGAGGCGGACCACGGTGATCCGGCGGCGGCGGTGCGGCGGCTGTCGGAGGAGTGGTCGCGGCACAAGAGCGTGCAGGTCGCGGATGCGCTGGGCTGGGCGCTGCACAAGGCCGGCGAGGACTCGTCGGCGCTGGAGTACGCGAAGAAGGCCACCGATCTGGGGCTGCGGAGCGCGGACTTCGCGTACCACCGGGCGATGATCGAGCGCGCGCTGGGGGACGAGGCGGCGACGCGGCGCCACCTGCAGGAGGCGATGCGTACGAACCCGCACTTCTCGCCGCTGCGGGCGCCGTTGGCGAAGGAGGCCCTGGCGACGATCGGCCAACCGCCGGCGGGCGGGCCGGAGAACATGCGGCCGACGCGGCCGTGGGTGGCCCCGGAACTCCCGAAGGCGGCGGAGCCTGCCGCGAAGCCGAAACCGAAGCCGAAGCCGTCCCCGTCCGCGTCGTCCCTCTGA
- a CDS encoding type II toxin-antitoxin system death-on-curing family toxin — MSGTRHASDGPAGRHPAEAHHPAPAGVRHLTLAEVLDLARHACLAQDQPVELRAPGLLESAVHRPRARMFGTPAYEDPYEQAAALLHGIAANHPLVDGNKRTAWLAAATFLAVNGVDLGDADQDLAYALVIDVASGSEGDTRRIAARLRSLHEPHEPV; from the coding sequence ATGAGCGGGACGAGACACGCGAGCGACGGGCCGGCCGGCCGCCACCCCGCCGAGGCCCACCACCCCGCCCCCGCCGGCGTCCGCCACCTCACGCTCGCCGAGGTCCTCGACCTCGCCCGGCACGCCTGCCTCGCCCAGGACCAGCCCGTCGAGCTGCGGGCCCCCGGGCTGCTGGAGTCGGCCGTGCACCGGCCGAGGGCGCGGATGTTCGGGACGCCCGCGTACGAGGATCCGTACGAGCAGGCCGCCGCGCTGCTCCACGGCATCGCCGCGAACCACCCGCTGGTCGACGGGAACAAGCGCACGGCCTGGCTCGCCGCCGCCACCTTCCTCGCCGTGAACGGCGTCGATCTGGGCGACGCCGACCAGGACCTCGCCTACGCGCTGGTCATCGACGTGGCCTCGGGGAGCGAGGGGGACACCCGGCGGATCGCCGCGCGGCTGCGCTCGCTCCACGAACCGCACGAACCGGTGTGA
- a CDS encoding Lrp/AsnC family transcriptional regulator: MGIDELDGRLIVLLAREPRIGVLEASRRLGVARGTVQARLDRLQSNGVIRGFGPQVDPAALGYPVTAFATLEIKQGQGVDVRVHLAGVPEVLELHTTTGHGDMLCRLVARSNADLQRVIDRVVGFDGIVRASTAIVMENPVPLRIIPLVEQAAEDDSR, from the coding sequence GTGGGCATCGATGAACTCGACGGCCGCCTCATCGTCCTGCTCGCCCGCGAGCCCCGGATCGGGGTCCTGGAGGCCTCACGGCGGCTCGGGGTGGCGCGCGGGACCGTACAGGCCCGTCTCGACCGGCTTCAGTCGAACGGAGTCATCCGCGGCTTCGGTCCGCAGGTCGACCCGGCGGCCCTCGGCTATCCGGTCACCGCCTTCGCCACGCTGGAGATCAAACAGGGCCAAGGCGTGGACGTGCGGGTGCACTTGGCGGGCGTTCCGGAGGTGCTGGAGCTGCACACCACCACGGGGCACGGGGACATGCTGTGCCGGCTCGTGGCCCGGTCCAACGCCGATCTCCAGCGGGTGATCGACCGTGTTGTCGGTTTTGATGGGATCGTTCGGGCTTCGACGGCGATCGTCATGGAGAATCCCGTTCCCCTGCGGATCATCCCACTGGTCGAACAAGCGGCCGAGGACGACAGCCGATAG
- a CDS encoding MFS transporter, with protein MSALEPRVPQIPAPVPAPTQGGILGAAYRALSVGIISVVFLIAFEATAVGTAMPVAARELDGVGLYAFAFSAYFTTSLFGMVLSGQWADRQGPLRPLAVGIASFAGGLLVSGTAGAMGLFVLGRAVQGFGGGLVIVALYVVVSRAYEDRLRPAIMAAFAASWVVPSIVGPLASGTVTEHLGWRWVFLGIPVLVVVPLAVALPAIRRTASGPVDPDAPPVAFDRRRIRLAFGISLGAGLLQYAAQDLRWLSLVPAVAGVALLVPAVLGLLPRGTYLARRGLPSVVLLRGVAAGSFIAAESFVPLMLVTQRGLSPTLAGFSLALGGLTWAGGSWAQSKGWMAPYRERLMVGGMVLVALAIAAAPAVLIESVPVWTLALAWAVGCLGMGLVIGSTSVLLLKLSAPEEAGANSAALQISDALANVVLLAAGGAAFAALGGGAVGAGHALGEAATASHPAAFVVVFLPMACVALVGAWVATRLEPVAK; from the coding sequence ATGAGTGCCCTTGAACCCCGTGTGCCCCAGATACCCGCGCCGGTCCCGGCCCCTACCCAGGGCGGGATCCTCGGGGCCGCGTACCGGGCGCTCAGCGTCGGGATCATCTCCGTCGTGTTCCTGATCGCCTTCGAGGCCACCGCCGTGGGGACGGCCATGCCCGTCGCCGCGCGGGAGCTGGACGGGGTCGGGCTCTACGCCTTCGCGTTCTCCGCCTACTTCACCACCAGCCTCTTCGGCATGGTCCTGTCCGGCCAGTGGGCCGACCGGCAGGGCCCGCTGCGGCCGTTGGCCGTCGGGATCGCCTCGTTCGCCGGCGGGCTCCTCGTGTCCGGGACCGCCGGGGCCATGGGGCTGTTCGTGCTCGGCCGGGCCGTGCAGGGGTTCGGGGGCGGGCTGGTGATCGTCGCCCTGTACGTCGTCGTCAGCCGCGCCTACGAGGACCGGCTGCGGCCCGCGATCATGGCGGCCTTCGCCGCGAGCTGGGTCGTGCCGTCCATCGTCGGCCCGCTGGCCTCCGGGACCGTCACCGAGCACCTCGGTTGGCGGTGGGTGTTCCTCGGGATCCCGGTGCTCGTCGTCGTTCCCCTCGCCGTCGCCCTGCCCGCCATCCGCAGGACCGCCTCCGGGCCGGTGGACCCCGACGCGCCGCCCGTGGCCTTCGACCGGCGGCGGATCCGGCTGGCCTTCGGCATCTCGCTCGGCGCCGGGCTGCTCCAGTACGCCGCCCAGGACCTGCGGTGGCTCTCGCTGGTCCCCGCGGTGGCGGGCGTGGCCCTGCTGGTGCCCGCCGTGTTGGGGCTGCTGCCGCGCGGGACCTACCTGGCGCGGCGCGGGCTGCCGTCCGTGGTGCTGCTGCGCGGGGTCGCGGCGGGGTCGTTCATCGCGGCCGAGAGCTTCGTGCCGCTGATGCTGGTGACCCAGCGGGGGCTGAGCCCGACGCTGGCCGGGTTCTCGCTGGCGCTGGGCGGGCTGACCTGGGCGGGCGGCTCGTGGGCCCAGTCGAAGGGATGGATGGCCCCGTACCGGGAACGGCTGATGGTGGGCGGGATGGTGCTGGTCGCCCTCGCCATCGCCGCGGCGCCCGCCGTGCTGATCGAGTCCGTGCCGGTGTGGACGCTGGCGCTGGCCTGGGCGGTGGGCTGCCTGGGCATGGGGCTGGTGATCGGCTCCACCAGCGTGCTGCTGCTGAAGCTGTCGGCGCCGGAGGAGGCCGGGGCCAACTCCGCCGCGCTGCAGATCTCCGACGCCCTGGCCAACGTGGTGCTGCTGGCCGCCGGCGGTGCGGCGTTCGCCGCGCTCGGCGGGGGAGCGGTGGGGGCCGGGCACGCGCTCGGGGAGGCGGCGACGGCCTCGCATCCCGCCGCCTTCGTGGTCGTCTTCCTGCCGATGGCCTGCGTGGCGCTGGTGGGGGCGTGGGTCGCGACCCGGCTGGAGCCCGTCGCGAAGTGA